The Linepithema humile isolate Giens D197 chromosome 2, Lhum_UNIL_v1.0, whole genome shotgun sequence genome has a segment encoding these proteins:
- the LOC136997828 gene encoding uncharacterized protein: MENRLKRQSELCSQYNDFLAEYESLGHMTRVDEAEKTEYLPVYIPHHPVIREDNCTTKLRVVFNASCKTRNGTTLNDCLLIGPKLQQDLPAVLSRWRRWRHVYTADIAKMFRQIRVHKKDADFQRILWRPPADAVVRHFRLLTVTYGLAPAPYFAMRVLKQLALDEGVNYPAAVPILNESIYVDDTLFDADDIDSLIDTRVQLMQLMEKGGFQLRKWASNSSELLDDLSIDKSEVTDHLILTENSLKVLGLSWTSIEDLFRLVVNSNTPIVPTKRSILSFVAKLYDPLDWAAPVIIVAKIMLQKLWLLHCDWDAHLPGELKLRWNDFVLDFNKLEMIKIPRWTGQSPNNLALHGFADASNRAYAAVVYLRVYHSLSDFSTNLIAAKTKVAPVKTVSIPQLELNAVVLLSRLIKWTANSLQLLGTPIHCWTDSTIALAWLRQHPSKWTTYVANRVAEV, translated from the coding sequence ATGGAAAACCGATTGAAAAGGCAGTCCGAACTCTGCTCGCAATATAACGACTTTCTCGCTGAGTACGAGTCCCTCGGACATATGACTCGCGTCGACGAGGCCGAGAAAACAGAGTATTTACCAGTCTATATTCCGCATCATCCGGTGATTCGGGAAGATAATTGCACTACTAAATTGCGGGTAGTCTTCAACGCCTCATGCAAGACTAGAAATGGCACGACGTTGAATGACTGTTTGCTAATCGGACCGAAGCTGCAGCAAGATCTACCAGCAGTGTTATCTCGATGGCGACGATGGCGCCACGTTTATACGGCCGACATCGCGAAGATGTTTCGACAAATTCGAGTACATAAAAAAGACGCCGACTTTCAAAGAATTCTTTGGCGTCCTCCGGCGGATGCGGTCGTTCGACACTTTCGCCTGTTAACAGTTACTTACGGTCTTGCTCCAGCTCCGTATTTCGCCATGAGAGTTTTGAAACAACTCGCCCTTGACGAAGGCGTCAATTATCCCGCCGCGGTTCCTATTCTGAATGAGTCAATTTATGTAGACGACACGTTGTTTGATGCGGATGACATAGATTCGTTAATCGATACTCGCGTTCAGTTGATGCAGCTAATGGAAAAAGGAGGATTCCAATTAAGAAAATGGGCATCCAATTCGAGCGAACTTCTCGATGATTTGTCGATTGATAAATCTGAAGTAACCGATCATCTAATCCTGACAGAAAATTCGCTTAAAGTCCTCGGACTTTCGTGGACGTCTATCGAAGATTTGTTTCGCCTAGTCGTGAATTCGAATACCCCCATCGTTCCTACTAAACGATCAATCCTTTCGTTTGTCGCAAAACTGTACGACCCTCTTGATTGGGCCGCTCCGGTCATAATAGTAGCAAAAATAATGCTGCAAAAATTATGGTTATTGCATTGCGACTGGGATGCGCACCTCCCCGGCGAATTAAAATTACGCTGGAACGATTTCGTGttagattttaataagttagaaatgattaaaattccGCGATGGACGGGCCAAAGTCCGAACAATCTTGCGCTACACGGCTTCGCTGACGCGTCAAATCGAGCATATGCTGCAGTCGTTTATCTCCGCGTCTATCATTCGCTTTCAGATTtctcaacaaatttaatagcaGCAAAAACAAAGGTCGCGCCGGTAAAAACTGTAAGCATTCCGCAGCTGGAGTTAAACGCGGTCGTATTATTGAGTCGCCTCATAAAATGGACGGCCAATTCGTTGCAGTTATTAGGAACTCCGATCCATTGTTGGACGGACTCCACGATCGCTCTGGCATGGTTGCGCCAACACCCGTCAAAATGGACCACATATGTGGCCAACCGAGTAGCGGAGGTTTAG
- the LOC136997827 gene encoding uncharacterized protein produces MPLMKHESVVELRKLRDTVAASLAALTNLNRPVVQWDDMLVRSHHTLLHSDNYNSSEVNKKSEAIKTCVKANANSVTLGVSDNAAVASVQTIKPPNVTTPTVLLATAWVDIHTAEGRCFKVRALLDQGSNFSFISESLCQTIRTKRQRTDLQIKGFGEKYTGSAKSRVSLRMTPCAKSDPAFPITVYVFPKITLYAASRIQPVESWPHLKNLSLADPDPSSKQQIHLLIGADVYGSLLMRDLRQGPLGTPTAQLTALGWIISGLTGNSKRDSSEAAVLNCVLGQEIDALLQRFWTDEEISSPVPLTEEEEICERHFV; encoded by the exons ATGCCCCTCATGAAACATGAGAGTGTGGTCGAATTGAGAAAACTGCGCGACACAGTGGCTGCATCGCTGGCTGCACTGACGAATTTAAATCGACCGGTAGTTCAGTGGGATGATATGCTCGT TCGTTCTCATCATACGCTATTACATTCCGATAATTATAACTCGTCggaagttaataaaaaatcggaAGCAATTAAGACGTGCGTAAAAGCGAATGCAAACTCCGTTACTTTGGGCGTTTCCGATAACGCTGCCGTAGCCAGTGTTCAAACAATTAAGCCGCCTAACGTTACAACTCCGACCGTTCTCCTCGCGACCGCGTGGGTCGACATCCACACCGCTGAAGGCAGATGCTTTAAGGTTCGTGCGCTATTGGATCAAGGATCCAATTTCAGCTTTATATCGGAATCTTTATGTCAAACGATACGCACAAAGAGACAAAGAACagatttacaaattaaagGATTCGGAGAAAAATACACAGGTTCTGCGAAATCGCGCGTGTCTTTGCGAATGACACCGTGCGCGAAATCCGATCCGGCGTTTCCAATCACGGTGTACGTGTTTCcaaaaattactttgtacGCGGCTTCGCGGATTCAGCCTGTCGAATCGTGGCCTCACTTGAAGAATCTTTCCCTCGCGGATCCGGATCCGTCGAGCAAGCAGCAAATTCACTTGCTTATTGGAGCCGATGTTTATGGCTCACTATTGATGCGCGACTTAAGACAAGGTCCGCTCGGGACGCCCACGGCTCAATTAACCGCGCTCGGTTGGATTATTTCCGGTCTGACCGGAAATAGTAAACGGGATTCATCGGAAGCAGCCGTTCTAAATTGTGTTCTCGGTCAAGAGATAGATGCTCTTCTCCAGCGATTCTGGACAGACGAAGAGATCTCATCGCCAGTCCCCCTcacggaagaagaagaaatttgCGAACGACATTTCGTTTAA
- the LOC136997829 gene encoding uncharacterized protein — MRAFDGEIKALLKNAVISKKSPLRTLTPFLDENSVLRLGRRLRNAAVSYEEQHPVIMPQGQLAYLLIAQAHKSTLHGGVQMVLRPLRQKYWLLGGRNSVKGYIRRCVPCIRHSAKLSSQLMGDLPSPRVNPSSPFAHTGVDYAGPFLITPFVGRGQKTRKNYIVLFICLVTKAIHIELVDDYSNTGFLAAFRRFVSRRGLPCKMYSDNGTNFHGADKELHVAFKALMEDSSLQDTLANDKIEWKFIPAAAPHFGGLWEAGVKSFKSHLRRVAGSRTLSQAEFATLLCQIEACLNSRPIATLSDDPSDLSALTPGHFLIGRPIVAIPEESVLEINENRLSRWQLVHSLIEQIWHSWSQDYLHSLQQRSKWSVESSCFRVGELALLKNPLLSPSKWDLARVTQIHPGSDGLVRVVTVRTARSVLKRPITLLCRLPINRDN; from the coding sequence ATGAGAGCTTTCGATGGCGAAATCAAAGCATTACTGAAGAATGCCGTAATCTCTAAGAAGAGCCCTCTCCGAACTTTAACTCCATTCTTGGACGAGAACTCAGTACTCCGGCTTGGCAGGCGGTTGCGAAACGCCGCTGTTAGCTACGAGGAGCAACATCCCGTAATCATGCCACAAGGACAACTTGCTTATCTGTTAATAGCACAAGCTCATAAGAGTACCCTTCACGGTGGAGTTCAAATGGTGCTTCGCCCCCTTCGTCAAAAATATTGGCTGTTAGGAGGGCGAAACTCTGTAAAAGGCTATATAAGGCGATGCGTCCCGTGTATACGGCATTCGGCAAAACTCTCGAGTCAACTCATGGGGGATCTCCCTTCCCCCCGAGTCAACCCGTCGTCTCCATTTGCACATACGGGAGTGGACTACGCTGGGCCCTTTTTAATCACGCCTTTCGTGGGCAGAGGccaaaaaacaagaaaaaattatatagtccTATTCATCTGCCTCGTCACTAAAGCAATCCACATAGAGCTAGTGGACGACTACTCTAATACTGGATTCCTTGCCGCCTTTCGGCGATTTGTAAGCCGAAGAGGCTTACCGTGCAAAATGTACAGCGACAATGGTACAAATTTCCACGGGGCGGACAAGGAGTTGCACGTCGCGTTCAAGGCTTTGATGGAAGATTCGTCGTTGCAAGACACCCTTGCAAATGACAAGATAGAGTGGAAATTTATTCCGGCCGCGGCTCCTCACTTCGGAGGATTATGGGAGGCGGGCGTAAAAAGTTTTAAGTCGCACTTGAGACGAGTAGCCGGTTCGCGTACTTTGTCGCAGGCTGAATTCGCGACGTTGTTATGTCAGATTGAGGCGTGCTTAAACTCTCGCCCGATCGCGACTTTAAGCGACGACCCAAGTGACCTATCCGCACTCACTCCAGGTCATTTCCTAATCGGGCGCCCGATAGTAGCGATACCGGAGGAGTCAGTACTCGAGATCAACGAGAACCGACTTTCGCGATGGCAGTTAGTCCATTCATTAATAGAACAGATTTGGCATTCTTGGTCGCAAGACTACTTGCATTCGCTGCAACAGCGAAGCAAGTGGTCGGTGGAATCGTCGTGTTTTCGCGTGGGCGAGCTCGCGCTATTGAAAAACCCTCTGCTCTCTCCGAGCAAATGGGACCTCGCGCGAGTCACTCAGATCCATCCCGGATCTGACGGGCTCGTGCGAGTTGTTACTGTGCGAACCGCACGTTCAGTTCTAAAACGACCAATTACGCTATTATGCAGGCTGCCAATCAATCGTGATAATTAA
- the LOC136997624 gene encoding uncharacterized protein yields the protein MVRLSLRHIISTGYIPTISDKGNVQCPEAELLINSPTHLVKKLENSLNASHTVVQCDVNSEDESFMEDIQIFEEYDNMEDGEEDDTLNIYDENAITFFAGYIARRNFAKTKCDNCRNCMMKTPMDNATENEMYIEFREYPNADENAPRVTKLVRPTDLFIKIVQIQLMTFNHIWQHYWASKQILDKITNACINATNKKYSEWLDKNNACYNHRLQALKYMIKVKLYSRTRYNNRATKRGNIKKIPEK from the coding sequence ATGGTTCGACTCTCTTTGAGACATATAATATCTACGGGATACATCCCCACAATAAGCGATAAAGGCAATGTTCAATGCCCAGAAGCtgaattactaattaattcaCCGACTCATctagttaaaaaattagaaaattcaTTAAACGCAAGTCATACCGTTGTGCAATGTGATGTTAATTCCGAAGACGAATCATTTATGGAggatatacaaatttttgaagaatatgATAATATGGAAGATGGAGAAGAAGATGATACACTTAATATATATGATGAAAAtgctattacattttttgctgGATATATAGCACGacgaaattttgcaaaaaccaAGTGCGACAATTGCCGTAATTGTATGATGAAAACGCCAATGGATAATGCTACGgaaaatgaaatgtatataGAATTTCGAGAATATCCAAACGCAGACGAAAATGCTCCTAGAGTAACGAAATTAGTACGACCGACagatttgtttataaaaatagttcaaATACAATTAATGACATTCAATCATATATGGCAACATTATTGGGCGTCTAaacaaattttagataaaataacaaatgcaTGTATAAatgcaacaaataaaaaatattctgaatggctagataaaaataatgcatgcTACAATCATCGGCTGCAAGCGTTGAAATACATGATCAAAGTTAAATTGTACTCACGCACGAGATATAACAATCGTGCTACAAAAAGagggaatataaaaaaaatcccagaaaaatga